One window from the genome of Microbulbifer sp. ALW1 encodes:
- the rraA gene encoding ribonuclease E activity regulator RraA, which yields MATSVISTPDLCDEYPDLVQVVEPMFINYGAREQFGGEIVTIKCFEDNSLVRELVAEDGRGKVLVVDAGGSMRRACLGDLLAEKACQNGWEGILMYGCIRDVDAISELELGVQALGSHPMKTDKKGIGERNLAVTFGGVTFKPGEYLYADNNGVIVSPQSLM from the coding sequence ATGGCCACTTCCGTCATTTCTACCCCTGACCTCTGTGATGAATATCCCGACCTGGTACAGGTAGTTGAGCCCATGTTCATAAATTACGGGGCCCGGGAGCAGTTTGGAGGCGAGATAGTCACCATCAAATGTTTCGAAGATAACTCTCTGGTGCGGGAGCTGGTGGCGGAAGATGGACGAGGGAAAGTGCTGGTTGTAGATGCCGGCGGCTCCATGCGCCGAGCCTGTCTTGGGGACCTACTGGCGGAAAAAGCCTGCCAGAATGGCTGGGAGGGGATCCTGATGTACGGCTGTATCCGCGATGTGGATGCCATTTCTGAACTAGAGTTAGGAGTACAGGCGCTCGGAAGCCACCCCATGAAGACCGATAAAAAAGGGATCGGTGAACGCAATCTTGCAGTGACTTTTGGCGGCGTCACCTTTAAACCTGGAGAGTATTTGTACGCTGATAATAACGGCGTGATAGTTTCTCCCCAATCACTTATGTAA